The following are from one region of the Amycolatopsis sp. QT-25 genome:
- a CDS encoding DUF1707 domain-containing protein, translating to MRISDADREQVAQVLHAAMSEGRITINELEERLTIVYAAKTVGDLKPVTADLPQSRSAIQPSASRALGLPDDRIGGHPGSGASIAVMSGASRKGSWVVPSQHNSFAFWGGAELDLRHARFAEKHSTITAVAIMGGIDIIVPDDINVDVTGIGFMGAFELEDRAGTPPAPPTAPTVKITGLAFWGGVVVKRKPRKKDVSELEA from the coding sequence ATGCGCATCTCCGACGCCGACCGTGAGCAGGTCGCGCAGGTGCTGCACGCGGCGATGTCCGAAGGGCGCATCACCATCAACGAGCTGGAGGAACGGCTCACCATCGTCTACGCGGCCAAGACCGTCGGCGACCTCAAGCCGGTCACCGCGGATCTGCCGCAGTCCCGTTCGGCGATCCAGCCGTCCGCGTCGCGCGCGCTCGGCCTGCCCGACGATCGCATCGGCGGGCATCCGGGCTCCGGCGCGTCGATCGCCGTCATGTCCGGCGCGTCGCGCAAGGGCAGCTGGGTCGTTCCCTCGCAGCACAACAGCTTCGCGTTCTGGGGCGGCGCCGAGCTCGATCTGCGGCACGCGCGGTTCGCCGAGAAGCATTCGACGATCACCGCGGTCGCGATCATGGGCGGGATCGACATCATCGTGCCCGACGACATCAACGTGGACGTCACCGGAATCGGCTTCATGGGTGCCTTCGAGCTGGAGGATCGCGCCGGGACGCCCCCGGCGCCGCCGACCGCGCCGACGGTGAAGATCACCGGCCTGGCGTTCTGGGGTGGTGTCGTCGTGAAGCGGAAACCGCGTAAG
- a CDS encoding protein-tyrosine phosphatase family protein — MGNALPGALELPDGMKVRGRGLGRPWPEGPSPEFGLYLGGAKLRRKHEHKMDWERAWIRWPDFLLPADWAEARHRIVDLHTRAAAGEAVEVACYGGVGRTGTVLSCLATLSGLSADEAVAWARANHDKRSVEMPWQRRWVGWFARQNRRLN; from the coding sequence ATGGGGAACGCACTACCCGGCGCCCTGGAGCTGCCGGATGGGATGAAGGTACGTGGACGGGGCCTGGGTCGTCCCTGGCCAGAGGGACCTTCACCGGAATTCGGACTGTATTTGGGCGGCGCGAAGCTGCGCCGCAAGCACGAGCACAAAATGGACTGGGAACGGGCGTGGATCCGCTGGCCCGACTTCCTCCTGCCGGCGGACTGGGCGGAGGCGCGGCACCGGATCGTCGACCTGCACACCCGGGCGGCGGCGGGCGAAGCCGTCGAGGTCGCCTGTTACGGCGGAGTGGGGCGGACCGGCACGGTGCTGTCCTGTCTCGCCACCCTTTCCGGGCTGAGCGCCGACGAGGCGGTGGCGTGGGCGCGGGCCAACCACGACAAGCGTTCGGTGGAGATGCCCTGGCAGCGCCGTTGGGTCGGGTGGTTCGCGCGGCAAAACCGACGGCTAAATTGA
- the upp gene encoding uracil phosphoribosyltransferase yields the protein MDVHVVDHPLAKARLSTMRDARADSAAFRAALHELTVMLVYEATRDMPVRIERIHTPVARTDGYALASPPLLVPVLRAGLGMADQAHKLIPDAQMGFVGLARDEETLKPTPYLESLPESLADRPVMVLDPMLATGGSMEYTIRLLTDRGATDVTAICALAAPEGIEHLEKTGLPLRVVTASIDERLNDSGFIVPGLGDAGDRQYGAV from the coding sequence ATGGATGTGCACGTCGTTGATCACCCGCTGGCCAAGGCCAGGCTCTCCACCATGCGCGACGCGCGCGCCGACAGCGCCGCCTTCCGCGCGGCGCTGCACGAACTGACCGTCATGCTGGTCTACGAAGCCACCCGCGACATGCCTGTGCGGATCGAACGGATCCACACGCCGGTGGCCCGCACCGACGGCTACGCGCTGGCGAGCCCGCCGTTGCTGGTGCCGGTGCTGCGCGCCGGGCTCGGGATGGCGGATCAGGCGCACAAGCTGATCCCGGACGCCCAAATGGGTTTCGTCGGCCTCGCCCGCGACGAGGAGACGCTCAAGCCGACGCCGTACCTGGAGTCGCTGCCCGAATCGCTCGCCGACCGGCCGGTGATGGTGCTCGACCCGATGCTCGCGACCGGCGGCTCGATGGAGTACACGATCCGGCTGCTCACCGATCGGGGCGCCACCGACGTCACCGCCATCTGCGCGCTCGCCGCGCCCGAGGGCATCGAGCACCTGGAGAAGACCGGGCTGCCGCTGCGGGTGGTGACCGCGAGCATCGACGAGCGGCTGAACGATTCCGGCTTCATCGTGCCGGGCCTCGGGGACGCGGGGGACCGGCAGTACGGGGCCGTCTGA
- a CDS encoding TetR/AcrR family transcriptional regulator → MPRPKTHDESLRLKLLDRAGELISADGPKALSLRKLAADVGTSTTAVYSLFGGKTELVGALFAEGFRRFGVRMSRVTLSGDPVEDLVRLGVAYRESALADPHLYAIMFTKSVPGFEPANETAEQARATMAPLEETIREAIADGVFADLPPEVVTVACWGFVHGLVSLELNGNLPEKFTVSTAYETALRANASGWLRRV, encoded by the coding sequence ATGCCCCGCCCCAAGACGCACGACGAGAGTCTCCGGCTGAAACTACTGGACCGCGCCGGTGAGCTCATCTCGGCCGACGGCCCGAAGGCACTGAGTCTCCGCAAACTGGCCGCCGACGTCGGCACGTCCACCACCGCGGTCTATTCACTCTTCGGCGGGAAGACCGAGCTCGTCGGTGCCCTCTTCGCCGAGGGCTTCCGGCGCTTCGGCGTCCGGATGTCCCGGGTCACCCTGAGCGGCGACCCGGTCGAGGACCTCGTGCGGCTCGGCGTCGCGTACCGGGAAAGCGCGCTGGCCGATCCGCATCTCTACGCGATCATGTTCACGAAGTCGGTACCGGGTTTCGAACCGGCGAACGAGACCGCCGAGCAGGCTCGCGCCACGATGGCACCGCTGGAGGAGACGATCCGCGAGGCCATCGCCGACGGCGTCTTCGCCGACCTGCCGCCCGAGGTCGTCACCGTGGCGTGCTGGGGCTTCGTGCACGGGCTGGTGTCGCTGGAGCTGAACGGGAACCTGCCGGAGAAGTTCACCGTGAGCACCGCTTACGAAACCGCGCTGCGGGCGAACGCCTCGGGCTGGCTGCGCCGCGTTTAG
- a CDS encoding MerR family transcriptional regulator, producing MSYSIAEAARRSGLSIDTLRYYERIELVEPPARDAAGRRAYTDDDLGWLGFLTKLRLTGMPIKRMREYASLRHHGAASAGRRKAILVDQRESVADRIAELQTCLDILDYKIDHYDQVERKVLGTGATVEGISA from the coding sequence ATGAGCTACTCGATAGCGGAAGCCGCGCGACGTAGCGGACTGTCCATCGACACTCTCCGGTACTACGAGCGCATCGAACTCGTCGAGCCCCCGGCGCGGGACGCCGCGGGGCGCCGCGCCTACACCGACGACGACCTCGGGTGGCTGGGGTTCCTGACCAAGCTGCGCTTGACCGGCATGCCCATCAAGCGGATGCGGGAGTACGCCTCCCTGCGCCACCACGGGGCGGCGAGCGCGGGGCGGCGCAAGGCGATCCTCGTCGACCAGCGCGAATCGGTCGCCGACCGGATCGCCGAGTTGCAGACCTGTCTCGACATCCTCGACTACAAGATCGACCACTACGACCAGGTGGAGCGCAAGGTGCTCGGCACCGGTGCCACCGTGGAGGGAATTTCAGCGTGA
- a CDS encoding aldo/keto reductase has product MISTRRLGGLEVGAQGLGCMGMSQAYGVRDDDTESIATVHRALELGVTLLDTANVYGAGANEELVGRAIAGKRDQVVLATKFGIVWDKDGGMSARGDAAYVKQSCEESLRRLNVDHIDLYYQHRVDPDTPVEETWGALAELVSEGKIRYAGISEAGAGTIRRAHAVHPVTALQSEWSLWTRGIEGEILSTVRELGIGVVPFSPLGRGFLTGSVTSVKDLPSDDMRRGLPRFAEGNFERNMAIVEALRALAERKGVTAGQLALAWVQAQGDDVVPIPGTKRRKYLEENAAAAELELSEADIEAIEKAAPAEAIAGERYPERFARAAGK; this is encoded by the coding sequence GTGATCAGCACCAGAAGGCTCGGCGGCCTGGAGGTCGGGGCGCAGGGGCTCGGTTGCATGGGGATGAGCCAGGCTTACGGCGTCCGCGACGACGACACGGAGTCGATCGCCACCGTCCACCGCGCCCTCGAACTGGGCGTGACCCTCCTCGACACCGCGAACGTCTACGGCGCCGGAGCGAACGAGGAGCTGGTCGGCCGCGCGATCGCGGGCAAGCGGGACCAGGTCGTGCTGGCGACCAAGTTCGGCATCGTGTGGGACAAGGACGGTGGGATGTCCGCTCGCGGTGACGCGGCGTACGTCAAGCAGAGCTGCGAAGAGTCGCTTCGACGGCTGAACGTCGACCACATCGACCTCTACTACCAGCACCGGGTCGACCCGGACACGCCGGTCGAGGAGACCTGGGGCGCGCTCGCGGAGCTGGTGAGCGAGGGGAAGATCCGCTACGCCGGGATCTCCGAAGCCGGTGCCGGCACGATCCGTCGCGCGCACGCGGTCCACCCGGTGACGGCGCTGCAGAGCGAATGGTCCCTGTGGACTCGCGGCATCGAAGGCGAGATCCTCTCGACCGTCCGCGAGCTGGGGATCGGCGTCGTGCCGTTCTCGCCGCTGGGCCGCGGTTTCCTCACCGGCAGCGTGACGTCGGTGAAGGACCTGCCGTCGGACGACATGCGCCGCGGGCTGCCCCGGTTCGCCGAGGGCAACTTCGAGCGCAACATGGCGATCGTCGAGGCGCTGCGCGCGCTGGCCGAGCGGAAGGGCGTCACCGCCGGGCAACTGGCGCTGGCCTGGGTGCAGGCCCAGGGCGACGACGTCGTGCCTATCCCGGGCACCAAACGCCGCAAGTACCTCGAAGAGAACGCCGCCGCGGCGGAGCTGGAACTGTCCGAAGCGGACATCGAGGCCATCGAAAAGGCCGCGCCCGCCGAGGCGATCGCCGGTGAGCGTTATCCCGAGCGGTTCGCCCGCGCCGCCGGTAAGTGA
- a CDS encoding aldo/keto reductase, translated as MTGSTLPTRGLGTLEVGAQGLGCMGMSEFYGQGDDTESIATIHRALELGVTLIDTADMYGFGRNEELVGRALAGKRDQVVLATKFGIVRDEADPSKRGIRGDEFYVRQQVEASLRRLNVDHIDLYYQHRVDPDVPIEETAGALSSLVEQGKIRHVGLSEAGPETIRRAHAVHPVTAVQTEWSLWSRDIENEVVPVCRELGIGLVPYSPLGRGFLTGRFKSKEDFAEGDFRQTTQPRFAEGNLERNLAMVEALRALAERKGVTAGQLALAWVQAQGEDVVPIPGTKRRKYLEENVAAVGLKLTAEDVAAIEEAVPADAVAGERYPEAAMRLLSR; from the coding sequence ATGACGGGTTCCACCCTGCCCACACGCGGGCTCGGCACGCTGGAAGTCGGCGCGCAAGGGCTCGGCTGCATGGGCATGAGCGAGTTCTACGGCCAAGGTGACGACACCGAATCGATCGCGACGATCCATCGCGCGCTCGAACTGGGCGTCACCCTGATCGACACCGCCGACATGTACGGTTTCGGCCGCAACGAGGAACTGGTCGGCCGCGCGCTGGCGGGCAAGCGGGATCAGGTCGTGCTGGCGACCAAGTTCGGCATCGTGCGTGACGAGGCCGATCCCTCGAAACGCGGGATCCGGGGCGACGAGTTCTATGTGCGCCAACAGGTCGAGGCGTCGCTTCGCCGGTTGAACGTCGATCACATCGATCTCTACTACCAGCACCGCGTCGACCCGGACGTGCCGATCGAGGAGACCGCGGGCGCGCTGTCGTCGCTGGTCGAACAGGGCAAGATCCGGCACGTCGGGCTGTCCGAGGCCGGTCCGGAGACGATCCGGCGCGCGCACGCCGTGCATCCGGTGACGGCCGTGCAGACCGAGTGGTCGCTGTGGTCGCGTGACATCGAGAACGAGGTCGTCCCGGTCTGCCGTGAGCTCGGTATCGGACTGGTGCCGTATTCCCCGCTGGGCCGCGGTTTCCTCACCGGCCGCTTCAAGTCCAAAGAGGACTTCGCGGAAGGCGACTTCCGGCAGACGACGCAGCCGCGCTTCGCCGAAGGCAACCTGGAGCGGAATCTGGCGATGGTCGAGGCGCTGCGCGCGCTGGCCGAGCGAAAGGGCGTCACCGCCGGGCAGCTCGCGCTGGCCTGGGTGCAGGCGCAGGGTGAGGACGTCGTGCCGATCCCGGGGACCAAGCGGCGTAAGTACCTCGAAGAGAACGTCGCGGCCGTCGGTCTGAAGCTGACCGCCGAGGACGTGGCGGCGATCGAGGAGGCGGTACCGGCCGACGCGGTCGCGGGGGAGCGCTACCCGGAAGCGGCCATGCGCCTGCTGTCACGCTGA
- the hisS gene encoding histidine--tRNA ligase: MPEYLPTAPAKGTRDFLPAEMSVRTQVFGHLYDVLELRGFLRYDGPILEPAEIYERKSGQEIADQQLYTLTTKGGERLALRPEMTPSVARMIAGNAKSLQFPVRWYSHPNCHRYERPQRGRVREHWQINADIFGSDSANCEIEIFELVHDMMSALGATPDLFQVRANDRNLLSSALTDIVGVTAEQLPRVFTLVDRWEKSERTKLGDLAAEIGLTDKQFRKLTETLSSGAALLDELPEQVKENSNLVKVLNSGAADLITFDPMIVRGLAYYTSTVFEVFDTSPENRRALFGGGRYSDLASLFTSQQIPGIGFGMGDVTLIDFLDTHGLTPKPRSEVDVAVIPVVEELTDAARAVAGRLRKAGLRTSTPVELRKLGKELTRADKAGARAVVIVGQEDWDAGNVTVRGLETREQRTVALDGVVPAVTSLL, from the coding sequence GTGCCTGAATACCTGCCGACAGCCCCCGCCAAGGGGACCCGCGACTTCCTGCCCGCCGAGATGTCCGTCCGGACGCAGGTGTTCGGTCATCTCTACGACGTGCTCGAACTGCGCGGTTTCCTCCGCTACGACGGGCCGATCCTCGAACCCGCCGAGATCTACGAGCGGAAGTCCGGACAGGAGATCGCGGACCAGCAGCTGTACACGCTGACCACCAAGGGCGGCGAGCGGCTGGCGCTGCGCCCGGAGATGACGCCGTCGGTCGCCAGGATGATCGCGGGAAACGCGAAGTCGCTGCAGTTCCCGGTGCGCTGGTACAGCCACCCGAACTGCCACCGCTACGAGCGGCCGCAACGTGGCCGGGTCCGCGAGCACTGGCAGATCAACGCGGACATCTTCGGTTCGGACAGCGCGAACTGCGAGATCGAGATCTTCGAGCTCGTCCACGACATGATGAGCGCGCTCGGGGCGACCCCGGACCTGTTCCAGGTGCGGGCCAACGACCGGAACCTGCTCTCGTCGGCGCTCACCGACATCGTCGGCGTGACCGCGGAGCAGCTCCCGCGGGTGTTCACCCTGGTGGACCGCTGGGAGAAGTCGGAGCGGACGAAACTCGGCGACCTCGCGGCCGAGATCGGGCTGACCGACAAGCAGTTCCGGAAGCTGACCGAGACCCTGTCGTCCGGCGCGGCTCTGCTCGACGAGCTGCCGGAGCAGGTCAAGGAGAACTCGAACCTGGTCAAGGTGCTCAACAGCGGCGCCGCGGACCTGATCACCTTCGACCCGATGATCGTGCGCGGGCTCGCGTACTACACGTCGACCGTGTTCGAGGTCTTCGACACCTCGCCGGAGAACCGCCGTGCCCTCTTCGGCGGCGGCCGGTACAGCGACCTGGCGTCGTTGTTCACGTCGCAGCAGATCCCCGGGATCGGCTTCGGCATGGGCGACGTCACGCTGATCGACTTCCTCGACACCCACGGCCTCACCCCGAAGCCGCGCAGTGAGGTCGATGTCGCGGTGATCCCGGTGGTCGAGGAACTCACGGACGCCGCGCGCGCGGTCGCGGGACGGCTGCGGAAGGCCGGTCTGCGCACGTCGACACCCGTCGAACTCCGCAAGCTGGGCAAGGAACTCACCCGGGCCGACAAGGCCGGGGCGCGGGCCGTGGTGATCGTCGGCCAGGAGGACTGGGACGCCGGGAACGTGACCGTCCGCGGTCTCGAGACCCGCGAGCAGCGGACGGTGGCCCTCGACGGCGTGGTCCCGGCGGTCACTTCCCTGCTCTGA
- a CDS encoding amidohydrolase family protein — MTAQLLVTASRILPRPGTPLEDGAVLVEGDRVLAAGLRAEVAPRAAPDAERLDFPGSTLLPGLFNAHVHLAFDATHEMLPNFLASEDEALRAGAKDRLGQLLRSGVTTVRDLGDRDALGARVRAELAAERVAAPRLLTAGTPLTVPSGHCHFFGGEVADDAAIRALIDADAAAGANVIKVMASGGQITEGGADMWESQFDVRALRVIVEHAARHGLPVAAHAHGADAIEASVEAGVRTIEHCTWLTGPQRQDRREDVARRMAAEGIAACSTSSRNWRMLAERMGEELAKTVYGRLSWLEELGVPLLAGTDAGLPGSVFDDPVGALELYEWLGFGRRRILEIATEDSAAGLGLGDVTGRLAAGLSADVLVVDGDPLADLSALRNVRLVLARGVVVSGVSG; from the coding sequence ATGACAGCGCAGTTGCTGGTGACGGCGAGCCGGATCCTGCCGCGCCCGGGCACACCTCTCGAAGACGGCGCCGTTCTCGTCGAGGGTGACCGCGTCCTTGCAGCGGGTCTTCGCGCCGAAGTCGCCCCGCGGGCGGCACCGGACGCCGAAAGGCTCGATTTCCCGGGCTCCACCTTGCTGCCCGGGCTGTTCAACGCCCACGTGCACCTAGCGTTCGACGCCACGCACGAGATGTTGCCGAACTTCTTGGCGAGCGAAGACGAAGCGCTGCGCGCAGGTGCCAAAGACCGGCTGGGACAGCTGTTGCGCAGCGGCGTCACGACGGTGCGAGACCTCGGAGATCGCGACGCGCTGGGCGCGCGGGTCCGCGCGGAGCTGGCGGCTGAACGGGTCGCCGCTCCCCGTCTGCTGACGGCGGGCACTCCGCTGACCGTCCCTAGTGGACACTGCCATTTCTTCGGTGGCGAGGTCGCGGACGACGCCGCGATCCGGGCTCTGATCGACGCCGACGCGGCCGCCGGCGCGAACGTGATCAAGGTGATGGCCAGCGGTGGCCAGATCACCGAGGGCGGCGCGGACATGTGGGAGTCGCAGTTCGACGTCCGGGCGCTGCGCGTGATCGTCGAACACGCGGCGCGCCACGGGCTTCCGGTCGCGGCGCACGCCCACGGCGCCGACGCGATCGAAGCGTCGGTCGAGGCGGGCGTCCGCACCATCGAGCACTGCACGTGGCTGACCGGGCCGCAGCGGCAGGACAGGCGCGAAGACGTCGCCCGCCGGATGGCGGCCGAGGGTATCGCGGCGTGTTCGACGAGCAGCCGCAACTGGCGAATGCTGGCCGAGCGCATGGGCGAGGAACTCGCGAAGACCGTCTACGGCCGCCTCTCCTGGCTGGAGGAACTGGGCGTCCCACTCCTGGCGGGGACGGACGCCGGGTTGCCCGGTTCGGTCTTCGACGACCCCGTCGGCGCTCTCGAACTCTACGAATGGCTCGGTTTCGGACGACGCCGGATCCTCGAGATCGCGACCGAGGACAGCGCCGCCGGCCTCGGCCTCGGCGACGTGACCGGGCGGCTCGCCGCGGGCCTGAGCGCCGACGTGCTGGTGGTGGACGGCGATCCGCTCGCCGATCTTTCCGCGCTCCGGAACGTCCGGCTGGTCCTTGCGCGCGGAGTGGTCGTGAGTGGTGTTTCGGGTTAG
- a CDS encoding MAB_1171c family putative transporter: MNSLFSPLNVVAMVLFATALAWRIYQTYRAPRRLPNWAITVTIVCVAGSFLAQQKVVSGWLDGLTGKGTGRLVNNILLAIGVCALLIVFLGSELGPRRPGRVLFELIPLSGAIALMLVAMAITPPGVRGLALSPKLVHEPGVALFYLGAGSYLIYGLAACAWWIFRYVRAADRHLKTGLKLGAAGLICLAVGSVFRALYIVIAWAFGPSIPLLLTVAVPLVLLGSVLFLAGVTYPGVRARFAALRRRRQHQRHHDELTPLWTALAGVYPNIVLRTTPQGRWERWRPRTVHRRYYRRVIEIRDGLVQLSPYLDTDLTALAADDPRAAAEALKTAIARQTAGEETDGRAKLVLPGGAADIESDVRPLLALSAAVSGSTP; this comes from the coding sequence GTGAATTCGCTGTTCTCCCCGCTCAACGTCGTGGCGATGGTGTTGTTCGCGACCGCGCTCGCCTGGCGGATCTACCAGACGTACCGGGCGCCCCGGCGGCTGCCGAACTGGGCGATCACGGTCACGATCGTCTGCGTCGCCGGCTCCTTCCTCGCCCAGCAGAAGGTGGTCTCCGGCTGGCTGGACGGGCTGACGGGCAAAGGCACCGGACGCCTGGTCAACAACATCCTGCTCGCCATCGGGGTGTGCGCGCTGTTGATCGTGTTCCTCGGTTCCGAGCTGGGACCGCGCCGGCCGGGACGGGTGCTCTTCGAGCTGATCCCGCTCTCCGGCGCGATCGCGCTGATGCTGGTCGCGATGGCCATCACCCCGCCGGGGGTGCGAGGGCTCGCGCTGAGCCCGAAGCTCGTGCACGAGCCCGGCGTGGCGTTGTTCTACCTGGGCGCCGGGAGCTACCTGATCTACGGCCTCGCCGCCTGCGCCTGGTGGATCTTCCGGTACGTCCGCGCGGCGGACCGGCATCTGAAGACCGGGCTGAAACTCGGTGCCGCCGGGCTGATCTGCCTTGCGGTGGGCAGTGTCTTCCGCGCGCTGTACATCGTGATCGCGTGGGCGTTCGGGCCGTCGATCCCGCTTCTGCTCACCGTCGCCGTTCCGCTGGTGCTCCTCGGAAGCGTGCTCTTCCTCGCCGGGGTCACCTATCCGGGTGTCCGCGCGCGGTTCGCCGCGCTGCGACGCCGCCGCCAGCACCAGCGCCACCACGACGAGCTCACCCCGTTGTGGACCGCGTTGGCCGGGGTCTACCCGAACATCGTGCTCCGGACCACGCCGCAGGGACGGTGGGAGCGGTGGCGCCCGCGCACCGTCCACCGCCGGTACTACCGCCGCGTGATCGAGATCCGCGACGGGCTCGTCCAGCTGAGCCCCTATCTGGACACCGATCTGACCGCGCTCGCCGCCGACGATCCCCGCGCGGCCGCGGAGGCGCTGAAGACGGCGATCGCCCGGCAGACGGCGGGTGAAGAGACCGACGGGCGCGCGAAGCTCGTGCTTCCCGGCGGCGCCGCGGACATCGAATCCGACGTGCGGCCGCTGCTCGCCCTCTCCGCCGCCGTCTCCGGGAGCACACCATGA
- a CDS encoding helix-turn-helix transcriptional regulator, with the protein MSPYQTFAQKLSALIDSARANEGAPHSYRELSAAIDRAGGPTMSPAYLQQLATGKRVNPKIHYVEALAKLFGVPITYFFEDQEPHPVGEAKLMAMRAQELSPQGRRQVMDLLELVERYERAERDQPGESR; encoded by the coding sequence ATGTCGCCGTACCAGACCTTCGCCCAGAAACTGAGCGCGCTGATCGATTCGGCGCGCGCGAACGAAGGCGCCCCGCACAGCTATCGCGAGCTGTCCGCGGCGATCGATCGCGCCGGCGGGCCCACCATGTCGCCCGCGTACCTCCAGCAGCTCGCCACGGGCAAACGCGTCAATCCGAAGATCCACTACGTCGAAGCGCTGGCGAAACTGTTCGGGGTACCGATCACCTACTTCTTCGAAGATCAGGAACCGCACCCCGTCGGAGAGGCGAAGCTCATGGCCATGCGCGCGCAGGAACTCTCCCCGCAAGGCCGGCGTCAGGTCATGGACCTGCTGGAACTCGTCGAACGGTACGAACGCGCCGAACGCGACCAGCCGGGCGAAAGCCGATGA
- a CDS encoding NAD(P)H-dependent oxidoreductase: MPRLLIVHHTPSPSTQEMFEAVLSGANHPDIEGVDVVRRAALGATVPDVLDADGYLLGTPANLGYMSGALKHFFDTVYYPCLDSTRGRPFGFFVHGDNDTSGTVRGIEGITTGLGWESAASPVLVTGKPGKAELKACFELGGTLAATLMP, from the coding sequence GTGCCGAGGTTGCTGATCGTCCACCACACGCCGTCGCCCTCGACGCAGGAGATGTTCGAGGCCGTGCTCTCCGGCGCGAACCATCCGGACATCGAGGGCGTCGACGTGGTGCGCCGCGCGGCGTTGGGCGCGACCGTGCCCGACGTCCTCGATGCCGATGGCTACCTGCTCGGCACCCCGGCGAATCTGGGTTACATGTCCGGCGCGCTGAAGCATTTCTTCGACACCGTCTATTACCCGTGCCTGGATTCCACGCGCGGACGGCCGTTCGGGTTCTTCGTGCACGGCGACAACGACACCTCGGGCACCGTGCGCGGAATCGAGGGCATCACCACCGGACTCGGCTGGGAGAGCGCGGCTTCTCCGGTGCTCGTCACCGGAAAACCGGGCAAAGCGGAGTTGAAAGCCTGCTTCGAACTGGGCGGCACCCTGGCCGCCACGCTCATGCCCTGA